From Anaerohalosphaeraceae bacterium, one genomic window encodes:
- a CDS encoding sigma 54-interacting transcriptional regulator: MEKLGKEVQLLAEVSRAIADSLNLEETLGSILSTLESHLKLERGQIMLLDPDTETIAIKVAHGIPDESKQVTYKVGEGITGLVVQRGIREIVPDISKDPRFLAKTGRRPKPKRGRIAFFCVPIKLEGKTIGAISADRKVLPGENLEFYVNLLEVLSTMVAQAVKLNRLVVSDRLKLEDENARLRSELKKKFSIHNMIGTSNAMQEVYRLIEQVANSNATVLIRGESGTGKDLVAHAIHYNSMRADKPFIKVNCTALPELLLESELFGHEKGAFTGATQRKLGRFELASGGTIFLDEIGDFSLNLQVKLLRVIQFREFERVGGTETIRTNVRIVVATHKNLEEGIKNGLFREDLYYRINVFPIFIPPLRDRKDDIMLLADYFLEKYARENGKKINRISTPAIEMLTSYHWPGNVRELENCIERAVLVCNEDVIRSDHLPPSLQMVQKTPSRDGLTLPERVANLEREMIVDALKKTGGRQKYAARELGITERMLGYKMRKYHLLGK, translated from the coding sequence ATGGAGAAACTCGGAAAAGAAGTTCAGCTGCTCGCGGAGGTGTCGCGGGCCATCGCCGATTCCTTAAACCTGGAGGAAACCCTCGGTTCCATTTTGTCCACCCTCGAAAGCCATCTGAAGCTGGAACGAGGACAGATTATGCTTCTGGACCCGGACACCGAGACTATCGCCATCAAAGTGGCTCACGGCATTCCGGATGAGTCCAAACAGGTTACCTACAAAGTCGGAGAGGGAATCACGGGGCTGGTTGTCCAGCGGGGCATCCGGGAGATTGTGCCGGATATCAGCAAAGACCCCCGATTTTTAGCCAAGACAGGGCGACGGCCAAAACCGAAACGGGGACGAATCGCCTTCTTCTGTGTGCCGATTAAGCTGGAGGGCAAAACCATCGGCGCTATCAGCGCCGACAGAAAAGTCCTGCCGGGCGAGAACCTCGAATTCTATGTCAACCTTCTGGAAGTCCTTTCGACAATGGTAGCTCAGGCGGTTAAGCTCAACCGACTGGTTGTTTCCGACCGGCTGAAGCTGGAGGACGAAAACGCCCGTCTGCGCAGCGAGCTGAAGAAAAAGTTCAGCATTCACAATATGATCGGCACCAGCAATGCGATGCAGGAGGTGTATCGGCTCATTGAGCAGGTGGCCAACAGCAATGCAACTGTGCTGATTCGCGGCGAAAGCGGCACCGGCAAGGACCTGGTTGCCCATGCCATTCATTACAACAGCATGCGGGCGGACAAGCCCTTTATCAAAGTCAACTGCACGGCACTGCCGGAACTGCTTCTGGAAAGCGAACTGTTCGGCCATGAGAAAGGGGCATTCACCGGGGCGACTCAGCGGAAACTCGGACGCTTTGAACTGGCCTCCGGCGGGACCATCTTTTTGGATGAAATCGGCGATTTCTCTCTGAATCTTCAGGTCAAGCTGCTGCGGGTGATTCAATTCCGCGAGTTTGAACGTGTCGGCGGTACAGAGACCATTCGAACCAATGTTCGGATTGTCGTTGCAACTCATAAAAATCTTGAAGAAGGCATCAAAAACGGCCTTTTTCGAGAGGATTTGTATTACCGAATCAATGTATTTCCGATTTTTATCCCTCCGCTGCGGGACCGCAAAGACGACATTATGCTGCTGGCGGATTATTTTCTTGAGAAATATGCCCGCGAAAACGGCAAAAAAATCAACCGCATCTCCACACCGGCGATTGAAATGCTCACGAGTTATCACTGGCCCGGCAATGTCCGCGAGCTGGAAAACTGCATCGAGCGGGCGGTGCTGGTCTGCAATGAAGATGTCATCCGTTCCGACCATTTGCCGCCTTCCCTTCAGATGGTTCAAAAAACGCCGAGCCGCGACGGGTTGACTTTGCCGGAACGAGTTGCCAATCTTGAAAGAGAGATGATTGTGGATGCCCTCAAAAAGACAGGCGGCCGGCAAAAGTATGCGGCACGGGAATTGGGAATCACAGAGCGGATGCTCGGCTACAAGATGCGCAAATACCATCTGCTCGGGAAATGA
- a CDS encoding ammonium transporter, whose amino-acid sequence MYSHREIRCRGWWFAVCLLLLSGILYAGESAAQEPSGIAEVKESLQVNMNVIWTCIAAFLVFFMQAGFAMVETGFTRAKNSVNILMKNLMDFAVGSLVFFLIGFGLMFGRSNGLFGTTMFALGGVEPGEDWSWTFLIFQTVFAATAATIVSGAMAERTKFISYLIYSAVISLVIYPVFGSWAWGNLLLTDNTSWLANMGFHDFAGSTVVHSIGGWLALAGAVLLGPRLGKYGRDGKPKALLGHNIPLAALGVFILWFGWFGFNPGSTTVAGGKVGYIAVTTNLAAAAGAVSSLLTSWMVLKKPDLSMTLNGTLAGLVAITAPCDGVTPIGAIVIGLVAGVLVVFSVLFFDAVLKIDDPVGAVSVHAVNGFWGTVAYGLFAVDGGIFYGGGLRLLGIQLLGAGVAFVWAFGLGLLLFWVLRNTVGLRVSTEEEMKGLDIGEHGMEAYSGFQIFSIM is encoded by the coding sequence ATGTATAGTCATCGGGAGATTCGTTGCAGAGGATGGTGGTTTGCGGTCTGTCTGCTGCTGTTGAGCGGGATTCTGTATGCCGGAGAATCAGCGGCACAAGAGCCGAGCGGGATTGCAGAAGTCAAGGAATCTCTGCAAGTTAATATGAATGTGATTTGGACGTGTATAGCCGCTTTTCTGGTCTTCTTCATGCAGGCTGGCTTTGCCATGGTGGAAACGGGTTTCACCCGGGCAAAAAATTCCGTCAACATTCTGATGAAAAATCTGATGGACTTTGCCGTCGGCTCGCTCGTGTTCTTCCTGATCGGCTTCGGTCTGATGTTTGGACGGTCCAATGGGCTGTTCGGCACGACGATGTTTGCCCTCGGCGGAGTTGAACCGGGAGAAGACTGGAGCTGGACTTTTCTGATTTTCCAGACGGTTTTTGCGGCCACGGCCGCCACGATTGTTTCCGGCGCGATGGCCGAACGAACCAAATTCATCTCTTATCTGATTTACAGCGCTGTGATTTCACTGGTGATTTATCCGGTGTTCGGTTCGTGGGCGTGGGGAAACCTGCTGTTAACAGACAATACGAGCTGGCTGGCGAACATGGGTTTTCATGACTTTGCGGGCTCGACGGTTGTTCATTCCATCGGCGGCTGGCTGGCTTTAGCGGGAGCCGTTCTTTTGGGCCCCCGATTGGGTAAATATGGTCGGGACGGCAAACCCAAAGCCCTGCTCGGACACAATATTCCATTGGCGGCTTTGGGCGTGTTTATCCTCTGGTTCGGTTGGTTTGGATTTAATCCGGGAAGCACCACGGTTGCCGGCGGAAAGGTGGGGTATATTGCCGTTACGACCAATTTAGCGGCAGCAGCCGGAGCGGTTTCCTCGCTGCTGACATCTTGGATGGTTTTGAAGAAACCGGATCTTTCGATGACTTTAAACGGGACATTGGCCGGACTGGTTGCGATTACGGCTCCCTGTGACGGCGTCACGCCTATCGGAGCGATTGTCATCGGACTGGTAGCAGGTGTTTTGGTGGTGTTCAGTGTTCTGTTTTTTGATGCGGTTTTGAAAATTGACGATCCGGTTGGTGCCGTCAGTGTCCATGCGGTGAACGGTTTTTGGGGTACGGTGGCCTATGGATTGTTTGCTGTTGACGGCGGGATCTTTTATGGAGGAGGGCTCCGCCTGCTGGGGATTCAGCTGCTCGGTGCCGGAGTAGCTTTTGTCTGGGCTTTTGGTCTGGGACTGCTGCTGTTCTGGGTTCTCCGAAATACGGTGGGACTGCGGGTCAGTACGGAAGAAGAAATGAAGGGTCTGGATATCGGCGAACACGGCATGGAAGCGTACAGCGGATTTCAGATTTTCAGCATCATGTAG
- a CDS encoding P-II family nitrogen regulator: MKLIIAYIQPHKLEEVKKALVQAEVGKMSVTNSLGCGAQMGYQESYRGIKFEVNLLKKVRLEIAVNDNFVDRTVNAIISAARTGEIGDGKIFILDLAECIRIRTGEKGSAAIG, translated from the coding sequence ATGAAACTGATTATTGCGTACATCCAGCCGCATAAACTGGAAGAGGTCAAAAAAGCTTTGGTTCAGGCCGAAGTCGGCAAGATGAGTGTGACCAATTCACTCGGCTGCGGAGCCCAAATGGGCTATCAGGAAAGTTATCGCGGCATCAAATTCGAGGTTAATCTCCTCAAAAAGGTTCGTCTGGAGATTGCCGTCAATGACAATTTTGTAGACCGCACAGTAAATGCGATTATTTCCGCGGCACGCACCGGAGAAATCGGGGACGGCAAAATCTTTATTCTCGATTTGGCCGAATGCATTCGCATCCGAACTGGCGAAAAAGGGTCGGCGGCGATCGGCTGA
- a CDS encoding ammonium transporter: MYKEKTLSAVSRKLGILGLGLAFAVPAGAAQETDFLPIQQSLDTVWVLIAAFLVFFMQAGFGMVEAGFIRAKNTCNILTKNFLDFCMASLGFYLVGYALMFGSGNGFIGTHGWLLMGLEDRVGTLPLHAFWLFQAAFCGAAATIVAGGMAERMKFIAYLMYSFIISALVYPVVGHWIWGGGWLSKMGFGDFAGSTVVHTVGGVAALAGTLILGPRYGKYGIDGKPRAIAGHNIPLASLGVFILWFGWFGFNAGSTLSASNGGMDISRIALNTNLAAALGGIAAMMTVWFRFGKPDLSMAMNGALAGLVGITASCAFVEPWAACVIGFSSGILVVLGVELLDKLQIDDPVGAVPVHGMCGIWGTICVGLFGKASLGLANNGFFYGANPLQLGIQIVGSAVTVLFVFVSMGLIFKLIDWTVGLRVTQDEEMRGLDIGEHGMEAYAGFQVFSTM; this comes from the coding sequence GTGTACAAGGAAAAAACTTTGTCAGCCGTCAGCAGGAAACTCGGGATTCTCGGCCTGGGATTGGCATTCGCCGTCCCGGCCGGGGCAGCTCAGGAAACGGACTTCTTGCCCATTCAGCAGTCCCTGGATACGGTCTGGGTGCTGATTGCGGCCTTTTTGGTGTTCTTCATGCAGGCCGGCTTCGGCATGGTCGAAGCCGGCTTTATACGAGCCAAGAACACATGCAACATTCTGACCAAAAACTTTCTGGACTTCTGCATGGCCTCTCTCGGATTCTATCTGGTCGGTTACGCGCTGATGTTCGGCAGCGGCAATGGATTCATCGGGACTCACGGCTGGCTTCTGATGGGACTGGAGGACCGTGTTGGTACGTTGCCTTTGCATGCCTTTTGGCTCTTTCAGGCCGCTTTCTGCGGAGCTGCTGCTACAATTGTAGCCGGCGGAATGGCCGAACGAATGAAGTTCATTGCCTATCTGATGTATTCCTTTATCATTTCCGCTCTGGTGTATCCGGTAGTCGGACACTGGATTTGGGGCGGCGGCTGGCTGAGCAAAATGGGATTTGGGGATTTTGCCGGCTCGACTGTGGTCCATACAGTCGGAGGCGTTGCGGCTCTGGCCGGAACACTCATCCTCGGACCTCGATACGGCAAATACGGCATCGACGGAAAGCCCCGGGCCATTGCCGGACACAATATTCCGCTGGCTTCGCTGGGGGTGTTTATTCTCTGGTTCGGCTGGTTCGGATTTAACGCGGGCTCCACTCTCAGTGCTTCTAACGGCGGAATGGATATCAGCCGGATTGCCTTAAATACCAATCTGGCGGCTGCACTGGGCGGCATTGCGGCGATGATGACTGTGTGGTTTCGCTTCGGAAAGCCCGATTTGTCGATGGCGATGAATGGGGCCCTGGCTGGACTCGTTGGGATTACGGCCTCTTGTGCTTTTGTTGAGCCCTGGGCGGCCTGTGTAATCGGATTCTCTTCGGGTATTCTGGTTGTACTCGGTGTTGAGCTGCTTGACAAGCTTCAGATTGATGACCCTGTCGGGGCTGTCCCTGTGCACGGAATGTGCGGAATCTGGGGAACGATTTGTGTGGGGCTTTTCGGCAAGGCCTCGCTCGGACTGGCCAACAACGGGTTCTTCTACGGTGCTAATCCTCTCCAGCTGGGAATTCAGATTGTTGGAAGTGCTGTAACGGTGCTGTTTGTTTTTGTCTCCATGGGATTGATTTTCAAGCTGATTGACTGGACGGTTGGATTGCGGGTTACTCAGGATGAGGAAATGCGGGGATTGGATATCGGAGAACACGGGATGGAGGCCTATGCCGGATTCCAGGTGTTCAGCACAATGTAA
- a CDS encoding P-II family nitrogen regulator — protein MKLIIAYIQPHKLEDVKKALMRRQVGKMSVTNSLGCGEQMGYEESYRGIKFEVNLLKKVRLEIAVNDNFVDTTVEGIIEGARTGQIGDGKIFILDLAECIRIRTGQRGREAIG, from the coding sequence ATGAAACTGATAATCGCCTATATTCAGCCGCATAAGCTTGAAGATGTGAAAAAAGCTCTCATGCGCCGTCAGGTAGGAAAAATGAGTGTGACCAATTCGCTGGGCTGCGGAGAGCAGATGGGATACGAAGAGAGCTATCGCGGCATCAAATTCGAGGTCAATCTGCTTAAGAAAGTCCGGCTGGAAATCGCCGTCAATGACAATTTTGTGGATACCACGGTGGAAGGAATCATTGAAGGCGCCCGCACAGGGCAAATTGGAGACGGAAAAATCTTCATTCTGGACCTGGCGGAGTGTATTCGAATCCGCACCGGCCAGCGCGGGCGGGAGGCGATCGGCTGA
- a CDS encoding glutamine synthetase III produces the protein METSNCQLPEIFGTNVFNDAVMRERLPKDIYKRFQEVRKGNSELTIAVADVIANAMKDWAMEKGATHYCHWFQPMTGLTAEKHDSFISPTPEGRTIMEFSGKELIKGEPDASSFPSGGLRATFEARGYTAWDCSSSVFIKGKTLYIPCAFCSYNGQALDKKTPLLRSMEALSRQAVRLLKVLGNSHVSRVMATLGPEQEYFLIDRRFFEKRLDLVLAGRTLFGAPSPRGQEMEDHYFGILHDRIAAFMNEVNTELWKLGVSAKTQHNEVAPAQYELAPVFTTVNVATDHNQLTMETLQKVAQRHGFVCLLHEKPFVGVNGSGKHNNWSMVTDTGVNLLDPGQTPHDNMVFLVFLCAVVRAVDKYAKLLRASVANPGNEHRLGANEAPPAIVSIFLGEQLTEIFEQLAAGGAPTSRQGGELRLGTSLLPPLPKDCTDRNRTSPFAFTGNKFEFRMVGSSQSCAGPAFVLNTIVADVLSEIADVLEKSKDVKAEAQKLLQKIASEHRRIVFNGDNYSADWVKEAARRGLPNIASTVESIETILEPENVAVFERNRVLSRVELEARVEILMENYIRTIHIEAATTLHIAKRQILPACQMYAGKLAASVSSLESVGAKSSSLVKQLEKVCGLIDELSGAIGKLEEKMKEVSGVSSSHEKARRTREEILPAMGSVRKAADALEMLVDAQMWPLPTYAEMLFLR, from the coding sequence ATGGAAACATCAAATTGTCAGCTTCCGGAAATCTTCGGAACCAATGTTTTTAATGACGCGGTCATGCGGGAGCGGCTTCCTAAAGATATCTATAAACGATTTCAGGAGGTCCGCAAGGGAAATTCTGAATTAACCATTGCCGTGGCCGATGTGATTGCCAACGCAATGAAAGACTGGGCGATGGAAAAAGGGGCCACCCATTACTGCCACTGGTTCCAGCCGATGACCGGTTTGACGGCGGAAAAGCATGATTCCTTTATCTCTCCGACGCCGGAAGGCCGGACGATTATGGAGTTCAGCGGAAAGGAACTGATTAAGGGGGAGCCGGATGCCTCTTCCTTCCCGTCCGGCGGCCTGCGGGCCACGTTCGAAGCCCGCGGCTATACCGCCTGGGACTGTTCTTCGTCTGTATTTATCAAGGGCAAGACCCTGTATATTCCCTGTGCCTTCTGTTCCTACAATGGACAGGCCCTCGATAAGAAAACCCCGCTGCTGCGTTCGATGGAGGCCCTGAGCCGTCAGGCGGTCCGCCTTCTGAAAGTATTGGGCAATAGCCATGTCAGCCGTGTAATGGCTACACTGGGGCCTGAGCAGGAATATTTTCTCATTGACCGCCGCTTTTTTGAGAAACGGCTGGATTTGGTTTTGGCCGGACGGACACTGTTCGGAGCTCCGTCTCCCCGCGGTCAGGAAATGGAAGACCATTATTTCGGCATCCTGCATGACCGGATTGCCGCTTTCATGAATGAGGTGAACACGGAGTTATGGAAACTGGGGGTTTCGGCCAAGACCCAGCATAATGAAGTGGCGCCGGCCCAGTATGAACTGGCTCCGGTCTTTACAACGGTGAATGTGGCCACCGACCACAATCAGCTGACGATGGAAACGCTGCAGAAGGTGGCTCAGCGGCATGGGTTTGTCTGTCTGCTTCATGAAAAACCCTTTGTCGGCGTGAACGGGTCCGGCAAGCACAATAACTGGTCAATGGTGACTGATACAGGCGTCAATCTGCTCGACCCCGGACAGACTCCTCACGACAATATGGTGTTCTTGGTCTTTTTGTGCGCTGTTGTTCGTGCAGTGGATAAGTATGCCAAACTGCTTCGTGCCAGCGTTGCCAATCCGGGCAATGAGCATCGTCTCGGTGCCAACGAGGCGCCGCCTGCGATTGTTTCGATCTTCCTCGGCGAGCAGCTGACGGAGATTTTTGAACAGCTGGCTGCCGGCGGTGCACCGACTTCCCGGCAGGGCGGTGAACTGCGGCTGGGGACATCCCTGCTGCCGCCTCTGCCCAAAGACTGCACCGACCGAAACCGCACGTCTCCGTTTGCCTTTACCGGCAATAAGTTCGAGTTTCGGATGGTCGGTTCCAGTCAGTCCTGTGCCGGCCCGGCTTTCGTATTGAACACAATTGTTGCGGATGTGCTCAGCGAAATTGCTGATGTGCTGGAGAAAAGCAAAGACGTAAAAGCGGAAGCCCAGAAGCTGCTGCAGAAGATTGCCTCGGAACACCGTCGGATTGTGTTTAACGGGGATAACTATTCGGCGGATTGGGTCAAAGAAGCCGCCCGACGCGGACTGCCGAATATTGCTTCCACAGTGGAGTCCATTGAGACAATTCTTGAGCCGGAAAACGTAGCTGTTTTCGAACGCAACCGCGTTCTCAGCCGGGTCGAGCTGGAAGCACGGGTGGAGATTTTGATGGAAAACTATATTCGAACGATCCATATCGAAGCGGCTACGACCCTGCACATTGCGAAAAGGCAAATCCTGCCGGCCTGTCAGATGTATGCGGGGAAATTGGCGGCTTCTGTTTCGTCGCTCGAGTCCGTTGGTGCCAAGTCCTCTTCTCTGGTCAAACAGCTCGAAAAGGTCTGCGGGCTGATCGATGAACTAAGCGGGGCAATAGGAAAGCTCGAAGAGAAAATGAAAGAGGTGTCTGGAGTTTCTTCCAGCCATGAGAAGGCCCGACGTACCCGGGAAGAGATTCTGCCGGCGATGGGCTCCGTTCGAAAGGCCGCAGATGCTCTTGAGATGCTTGTAGATGCGCAGATGTGGCCCCTACCAACCTATGCGGAAATGCTCTTCTTGAGATAA